Proteins encoded in a region of the Armatimonadota bacterium genome:
- a CDS encoding LacI family transcriptional regulator, with translation MTLASFDLSPTGGGVYSGSPFPRREGGRGLGCPPTVSDASTSVPSQKLSCTPLTNAYHIVYSLFETFRETFLKEKAVPATIRDIAKRLGISVSTVSYALNGGPRPVPDEVRQRVLEVARELDYRPNRLARSMVTGKTETIAVVPPVVTRNMLRSPYIHAMLSSIADAVGEHGYDILLHTSAAPMDDVELVQSLLSGKVDGILLIAPLSTSQVPQELCQRNVPCVVVSARVEGLPSVYADNATGIFAAMDWLYAHGHRRFGFVGGPSAFYDAHQRLLAFHQYLQKHRLPLRKEWLAEGDFTARGAMSGARAMLTSPERPTAVLAANDETAAGIVQVAQELELRVPDDLSVVGFDDTPFAQVLSPRLSTVRQPLEQMATEAVNMLMAWMEQRERPAEEERKLPTELVLRESTAPAPGLSSHQ, from the coding sequence ATGACACTGGCGAGTTTTGACCTCTCTCCCACGGGGGGAGGGGTGTATAGTGGTTCCCCTTTCCCTCGTAGGGAAGGGGGCAGGGGGTTAGGTTGTCCGCCTACCGTCTCTGATGCCAGTACTTCCGTGCCCTCGCAAAAATTGTCCTGTACACCCTTGACAAACGCGTACCATATCGTGTATTCTCTATTCGAAACGTTTCGCGAAACGTTTCTCAAGGAGAAAGCCGTGCCTGCGACCATCCGCGACATCGCGAAAAGGCTGGGCATCTCGGTGTCTACCGTCTCTTATGCGCTCAACGGTGGACCCCGACCTGTGCCCGACGAGGTGCGCCAGCGTGTGCTGGAGGTAGCGCGCGAGCTCGACTACCGCCCCAACCGCCTTGCCCGCTCGATGGTGACGGGTAAAACTGAAACCATCGCCGTGGTACCGCCGGTAGTCACACGTAACATGCTGCGTTCTCCCTACATCCACGCGATGCTATCCAGTATCGCCGATGCGGTTGGAGAGCACGGTTACGACATCCTGTTGCATACCTCCGCCGCCCCGATGGATGATGTGGAACTGGTGCAGTCGTTATTGAGCGGCAAGGTGGATGGTATCTTGCTGATTGCTCCGCTGAGCACGTCGCAGGTGCCGCAGGAGCTTTGTCAACGCAACGTTCCCTGTGTGGTGGTGTCGGCGCGGGTGGAGGGTTTGCCCAGTGTGTATGCAGACAACGCAACGGGCATCTTCGCAGCGATGGACTGGCTGTACGCGCATGGGCATCGCAGGTTCGGCTTTGTGGGTGGTCCTTCGGCGTTCTATGATGCACACCAGCGTTTGCTTGCCTTCCACCAGTACTTGCAGAAGCACCGTTTGCCTTTGCGCAAGGAGTGGCTTGCCGAAGGGGATTTCACGGCGCGGGGGGCGATGAGCGGTGCACGGGCAATGCTCACCTCACCAGAACGCCCCACTGCTGTTCTGGCGGCAAACGATGAAACCGCAGCGGGCATTGTGCAGGTTGCTCAGGAACTGGAGCTGCGTGTGCCAGATGACCTGTCGGTGGTGGGCTTCGATGATACGCCTTTCGCGCAGGTATTGTCGCCTCGCCTGAGCACGGTACGCCAGCCGCTGGAGCAGATGGCAACCGAAGCGGTCAACATGCTCATGGCGTGGATGGAGCAGCGCGAGCGACCAGCAGAAGAGGAACGGAAACTCCCGACGGAACTGGTGCTGCGCGAGAGCACAGCGCCGGCTCCCGGTTTATCATCTCATCAATAA
- a CDS encoding 1-(5-phosphoribosyl)-5-amino-4-imidazole-carboxylate carboxylase: MDVSALEGILQAVRAGTLSVEEALQRMRALPYENLEFARIDTHRALRTGFPEVVFCQGKTPEQVLAILERLSNRHRKVLATRATSELAAIVKERFPRVRYHEVARILALGEGEPESEIPQERYVLVVAAGTSDLPVAEEAAVTASEMGSRVERLYDVGVAGLHRLLSQSEKLFGAHVLVVVAGMEGALPSVVGGLVSRPVIAVPTSVGYGAHFGGLAPLLTMLNSCAPGVAVVNIDNGFGAGYLAHLINCG, from the coding sequence ATGGACGTTAGCGCGCTGGAAGGGATTCTGCAGGCGGTGCGTGCGGGCACGCTGTCGGTGGAAGAGGCATTGCAGCGTATGCGTGCTCTGCCCTATGAGAATCTGGAGTTCGCTCGTATCGACACACACCGCGCCCTGCGCACCGGTTTCCCCGAGGTGGTATTCTGCCAGGGAAAGACGCCGGAGCAGGTGCTGGCGATTTTAGAGCGGCTGAGCAACCGCCATCGCAAGGTGCTGGCTACCCGTGCCACCTCCGAACTGGCGGCGATAGTGAAAGAGCGTTTCCCCCGTGTCCGCTATCATGAGGTGGCGCGCATCCTGGCGCTGGGCGAAGGTGAGCCAGAGAGCGAGATACCGCAAGAGCGCTACGTGCTGGTGGTGGCGGCGGGCACATCCGACCTCCCTGTGGCGGAAGAGGCGGCGGTGACCGCTTCCGAGATGGGAAGTCGCGTAGAGCGGTTGTACGATGTGGGCGTTGCCGGTCTGCACCGACTCCTGTCGCAGTCGGAGAAGCTGTTTGGGGCGCACGTGCTGGTGGTGGTAGCAGGGATGGAGGGTGCATTGCCCAGCGTGGTAGGGGGGCTGGTCAGCCGTCCTGTGATCGCCGTGCCGACCAGCGTGGGCTACGGGGCGCACTTTGGAGGGCTTGCGCCGCTGTTAACCATGCTCAACTCCTGCGCGCCTGGCGTAGCGGTGGTCAATATCGATAACGGCTTCGGTGCAGGCTACCTGGCGCACCTGATTAACTGCGGATAG
- a CDS encoding endonuclease, which translates to MSSYQLLVTGRYFTGHGFRAVQPVVDEIISSAQDELTIVAYLITESAADLLLQTEQAAARGIRVTFILNKPWNLPEFVRKKLAELKACSRHLEIYAFDDADGGELHAKVVIADRKRAVIGSANLSWGGMVANHEVGVLVEGEPVWALADVIDRLASNLQVWNPQ; encoded by the coding sequence ATGAGTTCGTATCAGCTGCTGGTCACTGGAAGGTACTTCACCGGCCACGGATTTCGCGCTGTGCAACCTGTAGTTGACGAAATCATCTCGTCAGCGCAGGATGAGTTGACCATTGTCGCCTACCTTATTACGGAATCGGCTGCAGACCTGTTATTACAGACCGAACAGGCTGCGGCACGTGGTATTAGAGTAACCTTTATTCTGAACAAGCCATGGAACCTCCCTGAGTTTGTCCGAAAGAAACTGGCAGAACTGAAGGCATGCTCTCGACACCTGGAGATTTATGCGTTCGACGATGCGGATGGCGGAGAACTTCATGCCAAGGTGGTTATCGCAGACAGAAAAAGAGCTGTCATAGGTTCAGCGAACTTATCGTGGGGTGGTATGGTTGCCAATCACGAAGTAGGAGTACTTGTGGAAGGAGAGCCTGTATGGGCGCTTGCTGATGTAATAGATAGACTTGCGAGCAATCTGCAAGTATGGAACCCACAATGA
- a CDS encoding serine-type D-Ala-D-Ala carboxypeptidase, with protein sequence MRQVLILSLIWSLIAGVAHAIPPPILKAKSAILVDADTGQVLYKLRADERRAIASTTKMMTAILLIERGNLDDLVVATENAVRTRYANLNMTPGETIPLRDMLYAIMLRSSNDGCVAAAEYLCGTEQRFVELMNEKAQELGLTNTHFANSHGLDDPNHYSTARDLATLARYCIRNPLFNEIVRTQKARILRSVNQQDVVVTTHAHCLKHLPGADGIKTGYTAKAGRCFVGSVTRNGWRLISVVLGSTDADKDTHALIEWAYKQYTRIDLAQAGGAVGEVKVDGAQPGAVPVVAAAPLRVIVPRRWEDRVKPVLQLSAAKPPIKQGQPLGELQAVLNGKVVAKVPVAAAMEAKMVTRLSLALWVVLGALIWVTNRLVRQGLLNGYRRRAGMRRSGTIRWRG encoded by the coding sequence GTGCGACAGGTCCTTATTCTCTCTCTCATCTGGTCTCTGATTGCAGGGGTGGCGCACGCCATCCCGCCGCCGATTTTGAAGGCGAAATCGGCTATTCTGGTGGATGCCGATACGGGGCAGGTGCTGTACAAACTGCGGGCGGACGAACGGCGTGCTATCGCCAGCACCACCAAGATGATGACCGCTATCTTGCTCATCGAGCGGGGCAACCTGGATGACCTGGTGGTCGCCACCGAGAACGCCGTCCGCACGCGCTACGCCAACCTCAACATGACGCCCGGTGAGACCATTCCCCTGCGCGATATGCTATACGCCATCATGCTGCGCTCTTCCAACGACGGGTGTGTGGCGGCAGCGGAGTACCTTTGCGGCACTGAACAGCGTTTCGTGGAGCTGATGAACGAGAAAGCGCAGGAACTGGGCTTGACGAACACGCACTTCGCCAACTCGCACGGACTGGACGACCCGAATCACTACTCCACTGCACGCGACCTGGCGACGTTGGCTCGCTATTGCATCCGGAACCCGCTCTTTAACGAGATTGTGCGCACGCAGAAAGCACGTATCCTGCGCTCAGTCAACCAGCAGGATGTGGTGGTGACCACCCATGCGCACTGCCTGAAGCACCTGCCAGGAGCAGACGGCATCAAGACGGGCTACACGGCAAAAGCTGGCAGGTGTTTTGTGGGGTCGGTCACGCGCAATGGCTGGCGACTGATTTCAGTGGTGTTGGGCAGCACCGACGCAGATAAGGATACCCATGCGCTCATCGAGTGGGCGTATAAACAATATACGCGCATTGACCTGGCGCAGGCGGGAGGTGCTGTTGGCGAAGTGAAAGTGGACGGCGCTCAGCCGGGTGCTGTGCCTGTGGTAGCAGCCGCGCCCTTGCGCGTCATCGTGCCGAGACGGTGGGAGGACAGGGTGAAGCCCGTACTGCAGCTGTCTGCCGCCAAGCCGCCTATCAAGCAGGGACAGCCATTGGGAGAACTGCAGGCGGTGCTTAACGGCAAGGTGGTGGCGAAAGTGCCTGTCGCAGCGGCGATGGAGGCGAAAATGGTCACCCGCCTGAGCCTCGCGCTGTGGGTGGTACTTGGCGCGCTCATCTGGGTAACCAATCGTCTTGTGCGGCAAGGGCTGCTGAACGGTTATCGCCGTCGCGCAGGTATGCGCCGTTCGGGTACCATAAGATGGAGGGGATAA
- the scpA gene encoding segregation and condensation protein A, translating to MPSLAPMVLHLPIFEGPLDLLLHLVRENKVPITDIPIAVITDQYLQYLRLMEELDLEIASEFLVMAATLLEIKSRMLLPKPPRPSDEEEEEDPRAELVARLVEYQKYKALVETLQTWEAERKQWFFRSPDAPLPDYELPIPVGELTPQHLLRALERLLAEAVDAPPPAILIPRKRLSLRLKIVEVWRRIQSAEGGLRFEDLLDAPFTRWDVLLTFLAVLELMRQERVEARQEHLFGEITLWARREGADGHSAT from the coding sequence ATGCCTTCCCTCGCTCCGATGGTGCTCCACCTGCCCATTTTCGAAGGTCCTTTAGACCTTCTGCTTCACCTCGTGCGCGAAAACAAAGTGCCGATTACCGATATCCCTATCGCTGTCATCACCGACCAGTACCTGCAATACCTGCGCCTGATGGAGGAGCTGGACCTGGAAATCGCCAGCGAGTTTCTGGTGATGGCGGCGACGTTACTGGAAATCAAGTCACGCATGTTACTGCCTAAACCACCGCGCCCCAGCGATGAGGAAGAGGAAGAGGATCCCCGTGCGGAACTGGTGGCGCGACTGGTGGAGTATCAAAAATACAAAGCGCTGGTGGAAACGCTGCAAACGTGGGAGGCGGAGCGTAAACAGTGGTTCTTCCGCAGCCCCGATGCGCCCCTGCCCGATTACGAACTGCCCATCCCCGTGGGCGAGCTCACACCGCAGCATCTATTGCGTGCGCTGGAGCGGTTGCTGGCGGAAGCGGTGGATGCGCCGCCACCCGCCATCCTGATCCCGCGCAAGAGGCTGTCCCTGCGTCTCAAAATCGTGGAGGTGTGGCGGCGGATACAATCGGCGGAGGGTGGCTTGCGCTTCGAGGATTTACTGGATGCGCCATTCACCAGGTGGGATGTGCTGCTGACCTTTCTGGCGGTTTTGGAATTGATGCGGCAGGAGCGGGTGGAAGCGCGGCAAGAGCACCTGTTCGGCGAGATTACGCTGTGGGCGCGAAGGGAGGGAGCAGATGGACACTCTGCAACTTAG
- the scpB gene encoding segregation and condensation protein B — MDTLQLSRALECVLFVATEPVPIKTLGEVLQADEEQIQSALCTLEERLQESGLQLVQVAGGYQLCTRPEFAEVVARYLQPQPSKLSRAALETVAIIAYRQPITLPEIEAIRGVQSDGVIRTLLQRGLIQEVGRKQTAGRPVLYGTTPQFLHYFGLNSLEELPELEELNAPEGNLLDAQKQEER; from the coding sequence ATGGACACTCTGCAACTTAGCCGCGCGTTAGAGTGCGTGCTGTTTGTGGCGACAGAGCCTGTGCCGATAAAGACGCTTGGTGAGGTGTTGCAGGCGGACGAAGAGCAGATTCAGTCTGCACTATGCACTCTGGAGGAGCGACTGCAGGAGAGCGGGCTGCAGCTGGTGCAGGTGGCAGGAGGCTATCAGCTGTGCACGCGCCCGGAGTTTGCGGAGGTGGTGGCACGCTATCTGCAGCCGCAGCCGAGCAAGCTCTCGCGTGCCGCGCTGGAGACGGTCGCTATTATCGCCTACCGCCAGCCCATCACCCTGCCCGAAATCGAGGCGATTCGTGGGGTACAATCAGATGGCGTGATACGCACCCTGTTGCAACGGGGGCTGATTCAGGAGGTGGGACGCAAACAGACGGCGGGTAGACCGGTGTTGTACGGCACCACACCGCAGTTTTTGCACTATTTCGGTTTGAACTCTTTAGAAGAGCTACCCGAACTGGAGGAACTGAACGCCCCAGAGGGGAATCTGCTTGATGCGCAAAAGCAGGAGGAGCGGTGA
- a CDS encoding adenine nucleotide alpha hydrolase yields the protein MLGWQEKEQRLFAILREMGSVAVGYSGGVDSTYLMHAAHEVLGENALAVIGDSEAFPAGEIEEARRLAEERGWRYVVVRTHELSNPHFRVNNPDRCYHCKTELFGVIRQIADEHGIKWVADGSHAGDEGDYRPGMRAAAEKGVRSPLREADFTKEDIRQAARAAGLPNWDKPSFACLSSRFPYGTTITPELLAKVDAAERCLRELGFRQFRVRHHDTIARIEVEKADLARVVELADIIVTRFKEIGYLYVTLDLAGYRTGSLNEPLRKQGVIPVSAIGVVAHGR from the coding sequence ATGCTGGGTTGGCAGGAGAAAGAGCAACGCTTATTCGCCATCCTGCGCGAGATGGGCAGTGTGGCTGTAGGATATTCGGGCGGCGTGGACAGCACCTACCTGATGCACGCGGCGCACGAGGTGCTGGGCGAGAACGCGCTGGCGGTTATCGGCGATTCGGAGGCTTTCCCCGCCGGCGAGATCGAAGAGGCACGCCGATTGGCGGAGGAGCGCGGCTGGCGCTACGTGGTCGTACGCACACACGAGCTGAGCAACCCGCACTTCCGGGTGAATAACCCCGACCGCTGTTATCACTGCAAGACCGAGCTGTTCGGGGTGATACGGCAGATAGCAGACGAGCATGGCATCAAGTGGGTGGCGGATGGTTCGCACGCAGGCGACGAAGGCGACTACCGTCCCGGAATGCGTGCGGCGGCGGAGAAGGGCGTGCGCAGCCCTCTGCGCGAAGCGGACTTTACCAAAGAGGACATCCGCCAGGCAGCGCGGGCGGCAGGTTTGCCCAACTGGGATAAGCCATCGTTTGCCTGTCTCTCCTCGCGCTTCCCGTATGGCACAACCATCACCCCTGAGCTGCTGGCAAAGGTGGATGCGGCGGAGCGGTGCTTGCGCGAGCTGGGTTTCCGACAGTTCCGCGTGCGCCATCACGATACCATCGCTCGTATCGAGGTGGAGAAGGCGGACCTCGCCCGCGTGGTGGAGCTGGCAGACATCATCGTCACCCGATTCAAGGAGATTGGTTACCTCTATGTGACGTTAGACCTTGCAGGCTACCGTACGGGTAGCCTCAACGAGCCACTGCGCAAGCAGGGCGTTATCCCCGTCAGCGCGATTGGAGTGGTAGCGCATGGACGTTAG
- a CDS encoding helicase produces the protein MREMFVTELVKDVLGPRGGRCETLPQSPLSEYITGVLTPREEPERDIDATADLPAEGYTGEAEDESMDTDILSPLLLSPVLDPQSRPHSIGLSFTVESDGVPEIEVCITWARYFLYRKDSPDKQGKEWKRKPRFSIQRIQCQAQPQELWIDEQGNLCNDGCAEISLYVRCKQMKDSTSVIMLYLINRMRVQNKEDVQDEEKKQFFTECCVFQPQIRVKCLSGTRIVPRITSLSSDEEEQRLHFLYRDYPVLARGYLCSAVWKEIDPEVKVENPDLDFPDAQKQPPFYWVDGELLPEDDRRRFSPPDVRTEFVPLYPVQAPLLEWRGEYGPAPETRADNLAELWEPQQIEEGLQPLVDGYRKWICRLRDEANSLQPDERRIADNLLDECDRVAERIQKGIDLLRNDDDVRLSFCFAMKAMAVQAGWPKGSGRKALEWHPFQLAFILMCLDSVANPESHDREVCDLLWVPTGAGKTEAYLALAAFTMAYRRRRALKREKGDRTGAGVAVISRYTLRLLTIQQFRRTLKMVTACEYLRVYGLGKNKSVGWRPEKCSSMTDNFIWGSSRFSAGLWVGGGVTPNRLLKTWGGGRDIYGAVEILTGKKGEGEPAQVLNCPACNTLLAFSELPEGEHILYYVVSKLPSDPQSRSLPQQSTFQATIREVHILSSGFKTLEVHLSCEQKVTADEVDRWWKEEVEKWLGQSGGSGAFARASRPGYFVRSYDKKSGNLECYDFDIYCPNPNCPLHIPWVEGSPMGDYQAYQNTNVRLWKLPDGNRNIYPQDPFRRESSCYSDRVPIPAYTVDEQVYHRCPSIVIATVDKFARLAFEPRASALFGNVSHYHCIRGYYRPCAHSEGNREHPSPVGTKNARNYISIPPPDPPDLILQDELHLIEGPLGGLVGIYETAVDFLCSGTGNHSPKYIASTATIRRAQEQVRSLFSRTLQIFPPPGLRVDDSFFIHFTRGHPLRDKNPGRLYVGICAPGRGPLTPVVRIWARLLHTAQCLLHDTNQSRVDPFWTLTGYFNAIRELGGARALYRQDIPQRLQDIANMERREPRQVDDTKVQELSSRTPSGHLPAVLEALERQCPDAPEALFTTSMFGTGVDIPRISLMVVHGQPKTTSAYIQSTGRVGRRTGALVVTFLRATRPRDLNHYEFFCGYHAQLHRFVEPISVSPFAPGVILRAGGPVAVAVLRNQRGTTEWYREGDAHKMGKQRNSQHVQSLPDLFEKRSQSQSPSRRPPVNYVKQQVEMLLDRWQQVAARRQTELTYVEYVINKKPERHVVLGDPQHQHRKDLEVVYENAPQSLRDIEETCGFQT, from the coding sequence ATGCGCGAGATGTTTGTCACTGAGCTGGTGAAGGATGTACTTGGCCCGCGTGGTGGCAGGTGCGAAACCCTGCCTCAGAGTCCTCTGAGCGAGTATATCACCGGAGTTCTGACTCCACGGGAGGAGCCTGAGCGCGATATTGACGCGACGGCTGATTTACCTGCTGAAGGGTATACAGGAGAAGCAGAGGACGAATCGATGGATACAGACATCCTTTCACCTCTTCTTCTCTCGCCTGTGCTTGACCCGCAAAGCCGTCCGCACTCTATTGGTCTGTCTTTCACTGTTGAATCGGATGGTGTCCCTGAGATTGAAGTGTGTATCACCTGGGCACGTTACTTTCTGTACAGAAAGGATAGTCCGGACAAACAGGGCAAAGAGTGGAAAAGAAAACCCCGTTTCAGCATTCAGCGCATCCAGTGTCAGGCTCAACCTCAGGAGCTGTGGATTGATGAACAGGGAAACCTGTGCAATGACGGGTGTGCTGAAATCTCGCTGTACGTGCGCTGCAAGCAGATGAAAGACAGCACATCTGTCATCATGCTGTACCTCATAAACAGAATGCGCGTTCAAAACAAAGAGGACGTGCAGGACGAGGAGAAAAAGCAGTTCTTTACAGAATGCTGTGTTTTTCAGCCTCAGATACGAGTCAAATGTTTGTCAGGAACACGAATAGTTCCTCGTATCACATCTCTTTCCTCTGACGAGGAGGAGCAGCGGCTTCATTTTCTGTATCGAGATTATCCTGTTCTTGCCAGAGGATACCTGTGTTCTGCTGTGTGGAAAGAAATTGACCCGGAAGTGAAGGTGGAAAACCCTGATCTGGATTTCCCCGACGCACAGAAACAGCCGCCATTTTACTGGGTTGATGGAGAGCTTCTGCCGGAGGATGACCGCCGGCGTTTCTCACCGCCCGATGTCAGAACAGAGTTTGTTCCGCTCTACCCTGTGCAGGCACCGCTCCTCGAGTGGCGTGGCGAGTATGGTCCGGCTCCAGAAACCAGAGCAGACAACCTCGCGGAACTGTGGGAACCACAGCAGATAGAAGAGGGGCTTCAACCTCTGGTTGACGGATACAGGAAATGGATCTGCAGACTCCGTGATGAGGCAAACTCTCTGCAGCCCGACGAGAGAAGAATTGCAGACAATCTGTTAGACGAATGTGATCGGGTTGCAGAAAGGATTCAGAAGGGTATTGATCTTCTTCGAAACGACGACGATGTCCGGCTCTCTTTCTGCTTTGCAATGAAGGCGATGGCTGTACAGGCGGGGTGGCCGAAAGGGAGCGGCAGGAAGGCGCTGGAGTGGCATCCGTTTCAGCTCGCATTTATCCTGATGTGTCTGGATTCGGTTGCCAATCCCGAATCACATGATCGTGAAGTATGCGACCTGTTGTGGGTACCCACTGGAGCCGGTAAAACGGAGGCGTATCTCGCGCTGGCTGCTTTCACCATGGCTTACCGCAGGCGCAGAGCACTGAAGCGGGAGAAAGGTGACAGGACGGGCGCAGGTGTCGCCGTTATTTCGCGGTATACCCTTCGTCTGTTAACCATCCAGCAATTCCGTCGTACCCTCAAAATGGTGACAGCCTGTGAATACCTCAGGGTATATGGTCTGGGCAAAAACAAATCCGTCGGCTGGCGACCAGAAAAGTGCAGCAGTATGACTGATAACTTCATCTGGGGTTCTTCCCGCTTCAGTGCAGGATTATGGGTGGGAGGTGGTGTTACCCCCAACCGTCTACTCAAAACATGGGGAGGCGGCCGAGACATTTACGGAGCTGTTGAGATATTAACTGGCAAAAAAGGAGAAGGAGAGCCGGCGCAGGTTTTGAACTGTCCAGCCTGTAACACTCTGCTGGCGTTTTCCGAACTTCCAGAAGGTGAACACATACTCTACTATGTTGTTAGCAAGCTGCCGTCCGATCCGCAAAGCCGGTCACTGCCTCAGCAGAGTACTTTTCAGGCAACCATTCGAGAGGTGCATATCCTGTCTTCGGGTTTTAAGACACTGGAGGTTCATCTCTCATGTGAACAAAAAGTGACCGCGGACGAGGTCGATAGATGGTGGAAAGAGGAAGTGGAAAAGTGGCTCGGCCAGTCAGGAGGCAGTGGAGCCTTTGCACGTGCATCACGCCCTGGCTACTTCGTACGCAGCTACGACAAAAAAAGTGGGAATTTAGAATGCTATGACTTTGACATCTACTGTCCCAACCCGAATTGCCCGCTTCACATACCCTGGGTTGAGGGATCTCCCATGGGAGATTATCAGGCCTACCAGAATACGAATGTACGGCTCTGGAAACTTCCTGATGGTAATCGGAACATCTACCCGCAAGACCCCTTCAGGCGCGAATCGTCTTGCTATTCCGATAGAGTACCCATCCCTGCTTACACTGTAGATGAGCAGGTGTATCATCGCTGTCCTTCCATCGTGATAGCAACTGTGGACAAATTCGCTCGACTCGCTTTCGAGCCCCGTGCGTCGGCGCTATTTGGCAATGTGAGCCATTATCACTGCATCCGGGGTTATTATCGTCCCTGCGCTCATTCTGAAGGCAATAGAGAGCACCCGTCTCCTGTCGGCACCAAAAATGCACGTAACTATATTTCCATCCCGCCACCTGACCCCCCGGACCTCATTCTGCAGGATGAGCTTCATCTCATTGAGGGACCGCTGGGAGGACTGGTGGGCATTTATGAGACTGCGGTGGACTTTCTTTGTTCTGGAACAGGGAATCATTCGCCGAAGTATATTGCCTCCACAGCCACAATCAGGCGAGCACAGGAGCAGGTCCGTTCTCTTTTCAGCCGCACACTGCAGATTTTTCCTCCGCCGGGGCTGAGGGTGGATGATAGCTTCTTCATCCACTTCACACGAGGGCATCCGCTTCGAGATAAAAACCCGGGACGTCTCTACGTCGGCATCTGTGCGCCCGGCAGAGGACCACTGACGCCTGTTGTGCGCATCTGGGCGCGTTTGCTGCATACAGCTCAATGTTTACTTCACGATACAAACCAGTCCAGAGTAGACCCATTCTGGACATTGACCGGATACTTCAACGCAATTCGCGAACTGGGTGGTGCCCGCGCTCTGTACCGGCAGGACATACCCCAGCGTTTGCAGGACATAGCGAACATGGAGAGAAGGGAGCCGAGACAAGTAGACGATACGAAAGTTCAGGAGCTCTCCAGCCGCACTCCGTCCGGTCATCTACCGGCAGTACTTGAAGCACTGGAAAGGCAGTGCCCTGATGCACCAGAGGCACTGTTTACCACTTCAATGTTTGGCACCGGTGTCGATATTCCGCGCATCAGTCTAATGGTCGTTCATGGGCAACCGAAGACCACATCTGCGTATATCCAGTCCACAGGACGTGTGGGGAGGCGTACGGGCGCTCTGGTGGTCACCTTCCTGAGGGCAACCCGTCCCAGAGACCTCAATCACTACGAGTTCTTCTGCGGCTATCACGCCCAGCTGCACCGGTTTGTAGAGCCGATATCGGTGAGCCCTTTTGCGCCAGGAGTTATCCTCCGTGCAGGTGGCCCTGTTGCTGTGGCAGTACTGAGAAATCAGCGGGGCACCACTGAATGGTATCGCGAGGGTGACGCTCACAAAATGGGTAAACAGAGGAACAGCCAGCATGTGCAGTCTCTGCCCGACCTGTTCGAAAAACGCTCCCAGAGCCAGTCTCCTTCTCGTCGTCCGCCGGTCAATTACGTTAAACAGCAGGTAGAAATGCTTCTCGACCGATGGCAGCAGGTTGCAGCCAGGCGGCAGACTGAGCTGACCTACGTGGAATACGTGATAAACAAAAAGCCGGAGCGTCACGTGGTTCTTGGTGATCCACAGCACCAGCATCGTAAAGACCTGGAAGTTGTATACGAGAACGCGCCACAGTCTCTGCGGGACATTGAAGAGACCTGTGGTTTTCAAACTTGA
- a CDS encoding DNA-binding protein, producing the protein MSAERQKAGWHLPAEFDVVAFRCDLLGWWKDNQRVFPWRETRDPYRILIAEILLHRTRAEQVVPLYHRVLRRFPNVFNLAAADYQEIENELRSAGLTWRIQLLHEMARQVVEKHNGVLPQDSIQLQSLPGISHYIASAVRCFAWGYPEALLDTNTVRIAGRLFGLRITDGSRRSRLFQNVLTQLLDRECPRDFNFALIDLGATVCRSRNPVCLSCPVRIHCSYGRNVISTQEEHSDHARDVCH; encoded by the coding sequence TTGAGTGCAGAAAGGCAGAAAGCAGGATGGCATCTCCCTGCGGAATTCGACGTCGTTGCCTTTCGCTGCGACCTGCTCGGATGGTGGAAGGATAACCAGCGAGTTTTTCCGTGGCGGGAGACTCGCGACCCTTATAGAATACTTATTGCTGAAATCCTGCTGCATAGAACTCGTGCAGAACAGGTGGTTCCTCTGTATCATCGCGTTCTGCGCAGGTTTCCGAATGTATTCAATCTGGCTGCTGCAGACTACCAGGAGATTGAGAATGAGCTTCGGTCGGCGGGGCTAACCTGGAGAATCCAGTTGTTGCACGAGATGGCAAGGCAAGTTGTGGAAAAACACAACGGCGTGTTGCCACAAGACAGTATACAGTTACAATCACTGCCTGGCATAAGCCATTATATTGCCTCAGCGGTGCGGTGTTTTGCATGGGGGTACCCTGAGGCTCTCCTTGATACGAACACCGTCAGGATTGCTGGAAGATTGTTCGGTCTGAGGATTACCGATGGTTCAAGACGGAGCAGGCTGTTTCAGAATGTGCTGACACAACTTCTGGATAGAGAATGTCCCAGAGATTTCAACTTTGCGCTCATCGACCTGGGAGCAACCGTGTGTAGAAGTCGCAATCCGGTGTGCTTATCATGTCCCGTTCGGATACACTGTTCTTATGGTCGAAATGTGATATCAACACAGGAGGAACACAGCGATCATGCGCGAGATGTTTGTCACTGA